One stretch of Bombus vancouverensis nearcticus chromosome 16, iyBomVanc1_principal, whole genome shotgun sequence DNA includes these proteins:
- the LOC117161184 gene encoding protein KRTCAP2 homolog, translating into MPVSSGVSFVLSSILTVLVFSGMQIYKASLASSQVYTILGGYIGSILFLCVLTAIGNLEATIFGKSFQQKLFPEVIFSLIISLIASGLVHRVAITTCFLFSMVALYYINRISQETYAVPVPTVSVHTKKRK; encoded by the exons atgc CTGTTAGTAGCGGAGTATCGTTTGTGTTGTCATCTATTTTAACAGTTCTCGTATTTTCGGGAATGCAAATATATAAAGCTTCCTTGGCATCGTCACAGGTTTATACAATATTGGGAGGATATATTGGATCTATATTGTTTTTGTGTGTATTAACTGCAATAGGAAACTTGGAAGCAACAATATTTGGCAAATCTTTTCAACAAAAATTGTTTCCTGAAG TTATCTTTTCATTGATAATCAGTTTAATTGCATCAGGTCTAGTACATCGTGTGGCAATTACAACGTGCTTCCTGTTTTCTATGGTTGCATTATACTATATCAATCGAATTTCCCAAGAAACATATGCTGTTCCAGTACCTACAGTCTCAGTTCAcacaaagaaaagaaagtaa
- the Stoml2 gene encoding stomatin like 2 produces the protein MLLRTYKWGLNCQFKQLARNFGILKHQPALGFEHHVAKLPIIQHVRCKSNTPMNTIILFVPQQEAWIVERMGKFHRILNPGLNILTPIIDRIKYVQCLKEIAIEIPQQTAVTSDNVTLNIDGVLYLRVVNPFLASYGVDDPEFAVVQIAQTTMRSELGKISLDNVFREREGLNVCIVESINKASEAWGIACLRYEIRDIRLPPRVQEAMQMQVEAERKKRAAVLESEGTREAEINIAEGKRLAQILASEAIKQEEINKAIGTAQALVAIAEARAKSLKLVANALNMTDAKNAAAYSIAEQYVKAFNKLAKVNNTLILPSNVSDVSSLVTQAMTIYKQVMSQPTLDNPDAKENKDALSVDDSDESFEYFSDKEEAEKHRSSKRKQNPKFCPYRDGGNN, from the exons ATGTTGTTGCGAACGTACAAGTGGGGATTAAACTGCCAATTTAAACAGCTTGCTCGTAATTTTGGAATATTAAAG caTCAACCAGCTCTTGGATTTGAACATCATGTTGCTAAACTGCCGATAATACAACAtgttagatgtaaatctaacaCTCCAATGAATACCATTATACTATTTGTTCCACAGCAAGAG GCATGGATTGTTGAAAGAATGGGAAAGTTTCATAGAATTCTAAACCCAGGGTTAAACATTCTTACACCAATAATTGATAGAATTAAATATGTTCAGTGTCTCAAAGAAATAGCTATAGAAATACCTCAACAAACTGCTGTTACCTCAG ATAATGTAACATTAAATATTGATGGTGTATTATACTTAAGAGTAGTTAATCCATTTCTGGCTTCATATGGTGTTGATGATCCTGAGTTTGCCGTAGTTCAAATAGCTCAAACTACAATGAGATCTGAGCTAGGAAAAATATCTTTGGATAATGTGTTCAGAGAAAGAGAAGGGCTCAATGTTTGTATCGTTGAGAGTATAAATAAAGCAAGTGAAGCTTGGGGAATAGCTTGTCTAAGATATGAAATAC GTGACATAAGACTACCTCCAAGAGTACAAGAAGCAATGCAAATGCAAGTGGAAGCAGAACGCAAGAAGAGAGCTGCAGTTTTAGAATCAGAAGGAACTAGAGAAGCAGAAATAAATATAGCAGAAGGAAAACGTTTAGCGCAGATTCTAGCATCCG AGGCTAtaaaacaagaagaaataaataagGCGATTGGTACTGCACAGGCTTTAGTGGCCATTGCGGAAGCACGTGCAAAGAGTTTAAAACTTGTTGCAAATGCTCTCAATATGACAGATGCAAAAAATGCAGCAGCATATAGTATAGCAGAACAATATGTCAAAGCATTCAACAAATTGGCAAAGGTCAACAATACTTTGATCTTGCCCAGTAATGTTTCTGATGTGTCTTCCTTAGTAACACAA GCAATGACGATTTATAAACAAGTTATGTCTCAGCCTACTTTAGATAATCCTGATGCAAAAGAGAACAAAGATGCTCTCAGTGTTGATGACTCAGACGAATCTTTCGAATATTTCAGTGACAAAGAAGAAGCAGAGAAGCACAGAAGCAGCAAAAGAAAGCAAAATCCTAaa TTCTGTCCTTATAGAGATGggggaaataattaa
- the LOC117161072 gene encoding lysoplasmalogenase TMEM86A isoform X1 — protein sequence MSSPAQVLKSVGPKLVPFFKSVSVYFILLAEQPSLLTACFKCLPIISLIVFVLLHGISLSQEYRFSRRILTGLIFSCIGDALLVWPSCFTPGMCMFALAQIMYISAFGFIPLNIMLGTILYALCSLVIYALMPGLNGILVIGVPVYTVLLTTMAWRAISRVQFYKVQRKELWTWTKLCSCIGSICFLISDTLLGFHYFHTPLPYSQVSIMLTYYAAQLGIALSAVGSKNSNNNNNNVSNDKTDTAFVKG from the exons ATGTCATCTCCTGCACAAGTG TTAAAAAGTGTCGGCCCAAAGCTAGTCCCATTCTTTAAAAGCGTGTCCGTGTATTTTATATTACTGGCCGAGCAGCCATCCCTGCTGACGGCATGTTTCAAGTGTTTGCCAATTATAAGTCTTATCGTCTTTGTTCTTCTACATGGAATTAGTTTATCGCAGGA ATACAGGTTCTCCAGACGAATATTGACAGGGTTGATATTCAGTTGCATAGGAGATGCGCTATTGGTTTGGCCTAGTTGTTTCACGCCAGGGATGTGCATGTTTGCCCTGGCCCAAATCATGTACATCAGTGCATTCGGTTTTATACCGCTTAACATAATGTTAGGTACAATTTTATACGCGTTGTGTTCGCTAG TCATATACGCTTTAATGCCTGGTCTGAATGGAATTCTGGTGATTGGGGTTCCTGTTTACACGGTGTTACTAACCACCATGGCGTGGAGGGCAATCTCTAGAGTGCAATTTTACAAAGTACagagaaaa GAGCTATGGACGTGGACTAAATTATGCAGCTGCATTGGTAGTATATGTTTCCTCATATCTGATACGCTGCTCGGATTTCACTATTTTCATACTCCCCTACCTTATTCTCAG GTTTCTATAATGTTAACGTACTATGCGGCTCAATTGGGAATAGCTTTGAGCGCAGTTGGTTCTAAAAATagcaacaacaataataataatgttagcAACGATAAAACTGACACAGCCTTTGTCAAGGGTTAA
- the LOC117161072 gene encoding lysoplasmalogenase TMEM86A isoform X2 → MSSPAQVLKSVGPKLVPFFKSVSVYFILLAEQPSLLTACFKCLPIISLIVFVLLHGISLSQEYRFSRRILTGLIFSCIGDALLVWPSCFTPGMCMFALAQIMYISAFGFIPLNIMLGTILYALCSLVIYALMPGLNGILVIGVPVYTVLLTTMAWRAISRVQFYKELWTWTKLCSCIGSICFLISDTLLGFHYFHTPLPYSQVSIMLTYYAAQLGIALSAVGSKNSNNNNNNVSNDKTDTAFVKG, encoded by the exons ATGTCATCTCCTGCACAAGTG TTAAAAAGTGTCGGCCCAAAGCTAGTCCCATTCTTTAAAAGCGTGTCCGTGTATTTTATATTACTGGCCGAGCAGCCATCCCTGCTGACGGCATGTTTCAAGTGTTTGCCAATTATAAGTCTTATCGTCTTTGTTCTTCTACATGGAATTAGTTTATCGCAGGA ATACAGGTTCTCCAGACGAATATTGACAGGGTTGATATTCAGTTGCATAGGAGATGCGCTATTGGTTTGGCCTAGTTGTTTCACGCCAGGGATGTGCATGTTTGCCCTGGCCCAAATCATGTACATCAGTGCATTCGGTTTTATACCGCTTAACATAATGTTAGGTACAATTTTATACGCGTTGTGTTCGCTAG TCATATACGCTTTAATGCCTGGTCTGAATGGAATTCTGGTGATTGGGGTTCCTGTTTACACGGTGTTACTAACCACCATGGCGTGGAGGGCAATCTCTAGAGTGCAATTTTACAAA GAGCTATGGACGTGGACTAAATTATGCAGCTGCATTGGTAGTATATGTTTCCTCATATCTGATACGCTGCTCGGATTTCACTATTTTCATACTCCCCTACCTTATTCTCAG GTTTCTATAATGTTAACGTACTATGCGGCTCAATTGGGAATAGCTTTGAGCGCAGTTGGTTCTAAAAATagcaacaacaataataataatgttagcAACGATAAAACTGACACAGCCTTTGTCAAGGGTTAA
- the LOC117161071 gene encoding intraflagellar transport protein 81 homolog: MRENTKFIVTEVNKLLGRSYSVIYFNSLSSEELVQVLKEVLIKIQDQNVDASDTKNETPEEISIYILSILRILHYQPQTDPVTFRQGLVRGDPDTIHPILTWLLSHVNVVRKRAYLSRFLVKLEVPAEYLGDPEVSALYEQYTSLIDRFKAAHKEREIGRKNFENASELTADLKTMEKEKEAVTIRIEKMRTKAESGIHLLDAARALRVEKDKERDFALQEEQEKEIISRLQTNLQRLERELQILKKDENEITVQSLLQHLSEVITVQTIVTDEKLPAEIHTRKDHIKALNAVKQYLYLGPDQITALRNKLDSIGKEIQNLIEFKISKSNIDKIEPFRQQAAAVANIKRNILEKLERTMSSLQELQVKLEEKHELSKMVVEDVIPKGEELKKYINRLKTRGTLYKHCKSELTWLNAENSVLHRTAAILENQYNQCNQARERLETVKKNIPVNFTEENASSMNLQLGRDVSAFRAKLVPLINEVQSLRQKCREFEQQQEKAKKAHNEVESSMSSSINNLQSEVQSRKNKIAKDIEEKDKLQNLITKMKTMEERIKRDIEDPTVSDPGKKIKEELNSAIQAEETKLKNLTMEKECLKETTVVNEKQTQMWNDILSVFKCKIKCAEDSKQSNGIVVRRGGAETLVLQ; encoded by the exons ATGAGGGAAAATACTAAGTTCATTGTAACTGAGGTGAACAAGCTGCTGGGACGTAGTTACAGTGTCATTTATTTCAATTCCTTAAGCTCAGAGGAATTGGTTCAA GTGTTGAAAGAAGTGTTGATTAAAATACAGGATCAGAATGTCGATGCCAGTGATACAAAGAATGAAACTCCAGAAGAGATCTCCATCTATATCCTGTCTATTCTCCGTATTCTTCATTATCAGCCTCAAACAGACCCTGTGACCTTTAG GCAGGGCTTGGTTCGCGGAGATCCTGATACCATACACCCCATCCTGACCTGGCTTCTGTCTCACGTAAACGTAGTTCGAAAAAGAGCTTACTTATCACGTTTTCTAGTGAAG TTAGAGGTTCCTGCTGAGTATTTAGGCGATCCAGAAGTCTCCGCTTTGTACGAACAATACACAAGTTTGATCGATAGATTCAAAGCAGCGCACAAGGAAAGGGAGATCGGAAGGAAG AATTTTGAAAATGCTAGCGAGCTCACTGCTGATTTAAAAACGatggagaaggagaaagaa GCGGTAACTATACGTATAGAGAAGATGAGAACGAAAGCTGAAAGCGGAATACACTTGTTGGATGCTGCTCGAGCTTTGCGAGTAGAGAAAGACAAGGAACGCGATTTTGCGTTGCAGGAGgagcaagaaaaagaaataatatccAGATTACAA ACTAACTTACAAAGATTGGAAAGAGAATTACAAATTCTGAAGAAAGATGAGAATGAAATTACTGTTCAGTCATTATTACAACATTTATCTGAGGTGATTACCGTTCAAACTATAGTCACAGATGAAAAGCTACCTGCGGAAATACACACGAGAAAAGATCACATAAAAGCTTTGAACGCAGTAAAACAGTATTTGTATTTGGGTCCGGATCAAATAACGGCTTTACGAAATAAATTGGATAGTATAGGCAAAGAGATTCAGAATTTGATAGAGTTTAAG ATCTCGAAAAGCAATATTGATAAGATTGAACCATTTCGACAACAAGCAGCCGCAGTtgcaaatataaaaagaaacatcCTTGAAAAATTAGAGAGGACGATGAGTTCTTTACAAGAGCTGCAAGTAAAATTGGAAGAGAAGCATGAGCTGTCAAAAATGGTTGTAGAAGATGTTATTCCTAAAGGGGAGGAGTTAAAAAAGTATATAAATCGTTTAAAAACTAGAGGAACGCTTTATAAACATTGTAAGTCCGAATTGACATGGCTTAATGCAGAAAACAGTGTTTTGCATCGAACAGCCGCCATCTTAGAAAATCAG TATAATCAATGCAATCAGGCGAGAGAGAGACTGGAaactgtaaaaaaaaatattccagTCAATTTCACGGAAGAAAATGCATCCTCAATGAATCTTCAGTTGGGTCGGGATGTATCTGCTTTTAGAGCGAAATTGGTCCCATTAATAAATg AAGTGCAGAGTTTGAGACAAAAGTGTCGAGAATTCGAACAACAGCAGGAGAAAGCGAAGAAAGCTCACAACGAAGTAGAATCAAGCATGAGTAGCTCGATTAATAATTTACAATCTGAAGTGCAGAGTAGAAAAAACAAAATAGCAAAG GATATTGAAGAGAAGGACAAACTGCAGAATCTAATAACTAAAATGAAGACTATggaagaaagaataaaacgaGACATAGAG gACCCAACAGTTTCTGATCCTGGTAAAAAGATAAAAGAGGAACTAAACTCTGCCATCCAGGCGGAAGAAACaaagttaaaaaatttaacgatGGAAAAAGAATGTTTAAAAGAAACCACCGTGGTAAACGAAAAACAAACGCAGATGTGGAATGATATATTATC AGtgtttaaatgtaaaataaaatgtgCCGAGGATAGTAAACAATCGAATGGAATCGTCGTACGACGAGGAGGAGCAGAAACGTTGGTTTTACAGTAA